The Coffea arabica cultivar ET-39 chromosome 4e, Coffea Arabica ET-39 HiFi, whole genome shotgun sequence genome includes a window with the following:
- the LOC113742441 gene encoding protein ASPARTIC PROTEASE IN GUARD CELL 1-like produces MAPTKTPSTFNALFFFLFFILILFSICHSSLVYSLPQKQEENQQFQVLNVAASIHKTLQVFSKTTPPSPTITAAASAANSSVFSVSLHPRISVVKPHHQNYSALTISRLAYDSARVNSINHKLQLSISQTVHQRLIQPEDLQSPVTSGESQGTFEYLARVGLGRPVKEFFMSIDTGSDVSWLQCQPCDFCYQQSDPIFNPSGSSTFNTLSCSSRECNSLKINGCTDDMCHYYVSYGDGSFTHGDFGTETVTFGRSGSVSNVAVGCGHDNEGLFSGSAGLIGLGVGSLSFPSQIKATSFSYCLVDMDSHSSSTLEFNSTPPSGSIIIPMVYNPKFDIYFYVDLVGISVAGAKLPIQPSVFQVGSDGTGGVMVDSGTIVTRLVPPAYESLRDTFAKHAKNLHPTSGYSLFDTCYDLSSIPDEVEVPTVSFHFSGGKTWLLKSKNCLIPVDSRGKFCFAFAPSDSISIIGSIQQQETRISYDLAKKLIGVSPDKC; encoded by the coding sequence ATGGCTCCAACTAAAACACCCTCCACTTTCAATGCCttgttcttcttcctcttcttcattttAATCCTCTTCTCCATCTGCCACTCGTCTCTTGTTTATTCTCTTCctcaaaaacaagaagaaaaccaACAGTTTCAAGTCCTTAACGTGGCTGCGTCCATTCATAAAACTCTTCAAGTCTTCTCAAAAACGACTCCTCCGTCCCCCACCATTACCGCCGCCGCCTCCGCTGCTAATTCATCCGTATTCTCAGTTTCTCTCCATCCACGCATTTCTGTGGTGAAACCCCACCACCAAAACTATTCTGCACTCACAATATCCCGACTAGCCTACGACTCAGCTCGAGTCAACTCCATCAACCACAAGCTTCAACTCTCTATTTCTCAAACCGTTCATCAAAGGCTCATCCAACCCGAGGACCTGCAATCCCCAGTAACCTCAGGGGAAAGCCAGGGAACCTTTGAGTACTTAGCCAGGGTCGGGTTGGGCCGACCCGTTAAAGAATTCTTCATGTCCATAGACACTGGAAGCGACGTTAGCTGGCTCCAGTGCCAGCCTTGTGACTTTTGTTACCAACAGTCCGACCCGATTTTTAACCCGTCCGGATCATCCACTTTTAATACCCTATCATGCTCTTCCCGAGAGTGTAATTCCCTTAAAATCAACGGTTGCACTGATGACATGTGTCATTATTACGTGTCTTATGGGGATGGGTCATTTACGCATGGGGACTTTGGCACGGAAACGGTGACGTTTGGGAGGTCCGGTTCAGTTAGCAATGTTGCTGTCGGATGCGGGcatgataatgaggggttatttTCTGGATCAGCCGGTTTAATCGGGTTAGGAGTTGGATCGCTGTCATTTCCTTCACAAATTAAAGCCACGTCGTTTTCGTATTGTCTCGTGGATATGGACTCCCATTCATCTTCAACTCTCGAGTTCAACTCAACTCCACCTAGTGGCTCAATCATTATTCCAATGGTTTATAACCCGAAATTCGATATATACTTTTATGTAGATCTCGTGGGAATTAGTGTCGCTGGAGCAAAATTGCCGATTCAACCCTCGGTTTTTCAGGTTGGAAGTGACGGAACCGGGGGAGTTATGGTTGACTCGGGAACAATAGTGACTCGACTAGTGCCTCCGGCATACGAGTCCCTGCGTGACACTTTCGCTAAGCATGCTAAGAACCTACATCCCACGAGTGGTTATTCTCTGTTTGATACATGTTATGATTTGTCCTCTATCCCTGATGAAGTGGAGGTTCCAACTGTGTCGTTTCATTTTTCGGGTGGGAAAACGTGGTTGTTGAAGTCGAAAAATTGCCTAATCCCAGTTGATTCCAGGGGCAAGTTCTGCTTCGCTTTCGCTCCTTCAGACTCAATTTCCATCATTGGTAGTATACAGCAGCAAGAGACGCGCATCAGTTATGATTTGGCCAAGAAACTAATTGGTGTCAGCCCGGATAAATgctaa